The genomic window TTCACACCGGCCCAGGTGGCCGCGCACAGCACAATAATTCGGCGGACCAACAAGCCGTGCCAGAAGGGGAGGACACGTGAGCGTTCCGCGCTACGTTGCCGTCATCGATATCGGCAAAACCAACGCCAAGCTTGTCCTGCATGACATCGCCACGACGACCGACATGGCCGTCTACCGAACCCCCAATGCCTCCCTGGCTGGGCCGCCCTACCCACATGTGGATGTGGACAGGCTGTGGCGCTTCATCTGCGACGCCCTGGCGCGGATCGCCGCCGAGCACCGCGTCGACGCCATTTCGATCACCACGCACGGCGCCTGTGCCGCCTTGTTGTCCGCAGACGCCGGCAAAACCCCGGACGATGATGGACTAAGCCTGCCCATCCTCGACTATGAGGCGACACCGCCCACCGCGCTCAGCGCCGCCTATGACCGCCCGCGACCGGATTTCCGGGAAACCGCCTCGCCCGCCCTCCCCAACGGGCTCAACCTGGGCCGCCAGCTATTCTGGCTAGAGCAGGCTTTCCCGGAGGACTTCGCCCGCACCCGCTGCATCGTGACCTATCCGCAGTACTGGGCTTTCCGGCTGACCGGTGAGACCGCCTGCGACGCTTCGAGCCTCGGCTGCCACACCGACCTCTGGCAACCCCACGCGGGCTGCTTCTCCAGCCTCGTGGAACAGCGCGGCTGGCAGCGCCTGTTCGCGCCGGTGCGCTCCTCCTTCGCCGTGCTGGGCCCGCTTCGGCCGGAGATCGCCGCGCGCGTCGGATTGGGGCGCCAGGCGGTGCCTGTCCATGCCGGCATCCACGACTCCAACGCGTCGCTCCTGCCCTATCTGCTGCAACGGCCCGCGCCATTTTCCGTCATCTCGACGGGCACCTGGGTAGTCTCCTTCGCAGTCGGCGGTAAGCCGGTGACGCTCGATCCCGCCCGCGATACGCTCTGCAATGTCGACGCGCTCGGCCGCGCCACGCCATCCGCGCGCTTCATGGGCGGACGTGAATTCGAGATCCTCACGCAAGGGACATCCCAGCCCCCCACGGAAGCTGAACTTGCGCGCGTTCTCTCATCTGGCCTCATGGCGCTGCCCGCCTTCGCGTCAGGAACCGGGCCCTTTCCGACAGGCGCCGGTGCCTGGACACGGGATCCCGCCACGCTTACGGCGGGGGAGCGCACGGCCGTCGCCAGCCTCTATGCTGCGCTTCTTTCGTTGACTGATCTGATGTTGATCGGTGCCGACGGCCCGATCATCGTCGAGGGCCCCTTCGCGGCCAATACCGTCTACCGGGATTGTCTCGCGGCGGTCAGCGGCCGCACTGTCCTCCCCTCGGAAGGCGCGACCGGCACGAGCACAGGCGCGGCTCTGCTTGCCCTCGGAGAAGCCGGCCTCCGGTACCGCGCTGTCGTTCCGTCATCACAGCAGGCCGATGCGGTCCTCGCACCCCTATGGGCCGATCTCTACCGCGCCTATGCCCGGCAATGGCACGAAGCCGTCGCCGGGCATCTCAAGCCCGAGGCTTAACCGAGGATCCGGAGCGTCGGCACGGTGACAAGACCGGACGGCAAGGGCTTGAGATCATCGAGATCCTGCAGCCGCGCCCTCTGCCCATACTGCGCGACAAGGCGCTCCATGTCCGGCAGGCGACCGCCTTCAGCGAGAAGATTGATAGCGGTGTTATAAACATCAACCGTGATCTCGTTCTCACCGTCCTGCCATGCTGACGTCAGGTCGATCGCATAGGGCGGCGCAAAAACGGAGCCGACCTCGCGTCCGTTGACGCGCACGATCGCAACCTCGCGCAGCGGCGGCGTCAGCGACGCAGCATAAGAATTGCCGCGAATCGTGCCGTGTTCGTTGAGCTCTTGCCGATATGGCCCAACCTCGCCGAAATCGAGCATCACCCTCGCGCTGCTGTCGAGCGGCTGATCGAGCCTCACGCGTGTCACATAGCGTCCCCGCCCCGAGAAATGGGCGAGGCCCGGCGCTTTCGACCAATCATGGGGCAGCGTGACAGACTGGCTTGTCCCGTCATCGGCTGCGAAGCTCCAGCCATCCTGCAAGGGCTTGCTCCCCCGCAACGTCGCGGCGCGCGGTGCCGGCGGGACCTGGGCACCGGCGGACGCACGCAGGATGACAAAGACCGAGCCATAGGCAGGCAAATCAAGCGCCACCTCCGGGCCCGCGACGGACACGCGCCGGTCATGCAGCGCATCCCACAGCTCGATATGCGAGCCCTCCGACGCGAAGCGCGCTGAGAGCTGGACGGGCTTCGCGCCCGTATTGGCCACGAAATAGATATCACCGTCACCGAGACGCCGCCGCACGAAGCCGATGTCCGGCGCCGGCTCGGCGCGCTGCATATGGGACACGACATGGTCGGGGAGCCAGACGGCGAGTTCCTCCTCCGCGACAACGGTGAGATCCGGCCAGTCACCTTCGGGACGCCGGCCCACGGCCACCACCTTGCCACCCCGCGCTGCGAACGCCTGAAGCCATTGGCGTGTTTTTTCCGGGAGAAACCGCACGTTCGGCAGCACGATGCATTCGAACGGCCGCGTCTTCGCTTCCTCAAGCGTCCCGTCGTCGAACAGGTCGAAGTCGAAGCCCGCGTTGCGGATGGCACGCGGAATGACCTTGCCGATGCGAATTTCGGTCTGTTTCCACAGGTTGAGATATTCCTTCGTGCCGACCTCGAAATCACCGAGCGCATCGTGGGTCGGCGCATAGAGCCCGACGGCCGCCACCGGTTCGCCCTGCCGCAGCAAAAAGCTGACGCGGTGGAGATAGCGCGCAAGATCCGGCATCACCGGCCACCAGGGATTGGTGTGCGAGAGCGCGCCGGCCGCATAGAGCATCCATCCGGGCTTGCCCGCCTCGGGCGGCGAATAGGGCCAGCCGTGGCCGATCAACTGGTTGATCCCCAAGAGGAAATGCTGGTCGGCCTCGCCCTTCATATCAACAGGCGTGGCGCGGAACGCGGGCGAATGGATCCAGGTCCAAGTCTCCGAGGATATCACAGGCCTGCCGAGGAGATGGCCGGCCGACGACGCCCATTTTGTCTGGGGAATGCCGGCCCAGCCAAAGCCTTCCCCCTCGATCAGGCCCGCATGGCGGTGGCTCGTGATGGAGGCCGGCGGCATGCCGTAGTTCTGGATGCGGAAGCGCACGCCGCGCCGGTCAGCCCAGGCCCGCATCGGGACGAGGAAGTTCTCCTCGTAAAGCTCGGCCAGCGTCAGGCCGAAATCCCGGCGGATCTCAGGCCAGGTCTCGCCGATTGGGTGCTCGATCAAAGGCAGGTGAGGCGTCAGATCATAGCCGCGCCGACGCCTGAACTCCTCGATAAGCCCGTCAGTCCAGTTCCCGCCATAGACTTCCAGGCTGTCGCAGAAGATGGAATAGACGCTCCCAGGCTCCACCGCGTCCATGAGGGTGTCGCCGACCTCGGCGAGGTGGCGCTCGATCGAGGCGCGCTTCATATGGTCGAGCACATAGCCCTCGGCGCCGATCGTCGCGCGCTTCACCACCTGCCCGGTGGGTGCGGAAAAATAAAACGCGACCACGCGCGGGCCATCCCAGGCCGGCAGCCGCAACTTGCCCTCACCGCTGATGTCGACGACTTCATAGCTACGGGGCATCTCCTGTTTCGACCCCTTGCCGACAAGGACCGCAACGAGCTTTTCGTGCTCATAAGGCACGGCGCGCGCCACGCGGTCGCGACCGGGCGCCACTTCGCGGATCTCGCTGCGTAATCGTTGTGCTGCAAGCTCTTCCGTGATGTAGGGACCGCCGTAGGACCAGCCGCTGCCGATGGTCACGTCCATGCGCAGCCCCAGCTCCAAAGCGCGTCGCGAAACGAAATTCACACGCTTGAGAAAACTGTCAGAGAGGAAGCGATGCGTCCTGAAACCTTGGGGTTCGTCGTCGAAATGCATTGGATAGAGGAAGGCGAGTTCGAAGCCGCCGATCCCCGCGTCCTTCATCGCCAGCATTTCGCGGTCGAGTTGCTCTTCCTCGATGACAGGCCCAAACCACCACCAGCGCATCATGATGCGACTGTCTTCCGGCGGCATGGTGAAACCGGCCTCAAGATTGGCGATCGTAATCACGTCGGTGCCTTGCATGATGCTACCAGCGTTTCCTTCCCGTCCGGCTTTTGCCGGCCATTGCCATTGCGTCCAACCGATCAGCGAGACGCCATGGCGCCGATTGCGTCTTCGATTTCAATCGAAACCGCTCATTTTCGTTCAACCACACGGCCATCGTCGCTGTGTCAGGGCCTTGCGTGGGAAGCTTTCTGCGGATGACGCCCATCTGTCAATCGCTTTTGATCGAACTTGCTCGCTCTTGACTGACATTAGCAAATTGTGATCCTCTCTTGATTGCGGGCAATGCTGATCCTCCCGTCATGCGCCTCAATGGCGACGAACGGCGGAACGATCGGCCGAACCCCGAAACGCAAAAAGATAGGCTTCCACAATGGGAGCCAGGGAGGTCCCGATGCCTTGGAAGAACGACGAAGGGCATATCCATTCTCGCCGCACCATCTTGAAGTTGGCGGCCGCCATGAGCCTTAGCCCACTCGCTGTCGAGAAGGCACTTGCGCTCGACGGGCAACTCCGCGTCTACGCCAACAGCTCATTGCGAGCCGGCGTACAGGCCGTCGCAAAAACGTTTGTGGCCAAGAACTCCGGCGTGAACGTGCGGACCGAGTTCGCCAATACCGACCAGATCCAGACCACGACGCGCGTGCAACTCGGCGCGGGAACGGCACCGGATGTGATCACTGTGTGGCCCGGCAGCGGCAATCCGCTCTCCGTAGGCCAGATCGCGCCGGCCGGTTATCTCATGGACCTTACGAGCCAGAATTTCGGCGCGGCCGTGCCGGATCTGCTTCAGGAGAGCTTCTTCGTCAACGGCAAGTCCTATTTCCTGCCGACAACGGTCAGCCTGATTGGGACTTATGCCAATCTCAAGGTGGTCAAGGAGCTCGGCCTCGAGCAGCCCAAGACATGGAGTGAATTCCTCGCCTTCTGCCAAAAGGTGAAG from Hyphomicrobiales bacterium includes these protein-coding regions:
- a CDS encoding Rhamnulokinase, with the translated sequence MSVPRYVAVIDIGKTNAKLVLHDIATTTDMAVYRTPNASLAGPPYPHVDVDRLWRFICDALARIAAEHRVDAISITTHGACAALLSADAGKTPDDDGLSLPILDYEATPPTALSAAYDRPRPDFRETASPALPNGLNLGRQLFWLEQAFPEDFARTRCIVTYPQYWAFRLTGETACDASSLGCHTDLWQPHAGCFSSLVEQRGWQRLFAPVRSSFAVLGPLRPEIAARVGLGRQAVPVHAGIHDSNASLLPYLLQRPAPFSVISTGTWVVSFAVGGKPVTLDPARDTLCNVDALGRATPSARFMGGREFEILTQGTSQPPTEAELARVLSSGLMALPAFASGTGPFPTGAGAWTRDPATLTAGERTAVASLYAALLSLTDLMLIGADGPIIVEGPFAANTVYRDCLAAVSGRTVLPSEGATGTSTGAALLALGEAGLRYRAVVPSSQQADAVLAPLWADLYRAYARQWHEAVAGHLKPEA
- a CDS encoding Glycoside hydrolase — protein: MQGTDVITIANLEAGFTMPPEDSRIMMRWWWFGPVIEEEQLDREMLAMKDAGIGGFELAFLYPMHFDDEPQGFRTHRFLSDSFLKRVNFVSRRALELGLRMDVTIGSGWSYGGPYITEELAAQRLRSEIREVAPGRDRVARAVPYEHEKLVAVLVGKGSKQEMPRSYEVVDISGEGKLRLPAWDGPRVVAFYFSAPTGQVVKRATIGAEGYVLDHMKRASIERHLAEVGDTLMDAVEPGSVYSIFCDSLEVYGGNWTDGLIEEFRRRRGYDLTPHLPLIEHPIGETWPEIRRDFGLTLAELYEENFLVPMRAWADRRGVRFRIQNYGMPPASITSHRHAGLIEGEGFGWAGIPQTKWASSAGHLLGRPVISSETWTWIHSPAFRATPVDMKGEADQHFLLGINQLIGHGWPYSPPEAGKPGWMLYAAGALSHTNPWWPVMPDLARYLHRVSFLLRQGEPVAAVGLYAPTHDALGDFEVGTKEYLNLWKQTEIRIGKVIPRAIRNAGFDFDLFDDGTLEEAKTRPFECIVLPNVRFLPEKTRQWLQAFAARGGKVVAVGRRPEGDWPDLTVVAEEELAVWLPDHVVSHMQRAEPAPDIGFVRRRLGDGDIYFVANTGAKPVQLSARFASEGSHIELWDALHDRRVSVAGPEVALDLPAYGSVFVILRASAGAQVPPAPRAATLRGSKPLQDGWSFAADDGTSQSVTLPHDWSKAPGLAHFSGRGRYVTRVRLDQPLDSSARVMLDFGEVGPYRQELNEHGTIRGNSYAASLTPPLREVAIVRVNGREVGSVFAPPYAIDLTSAWQDGENEITVDVYNTAINLLAEGGRLPDMERLVAQYGQRARLQDLDDLKPLPSGLVTVPTLRILG